From Candidatus Babeliales bacterium, one genomic window encodes:
- the dcd gene encoding dCTP deaminase: MIISGKEIELQQGKNIIIEPFNPAQIGPNSYNLRLHNELLVYNDAVLDMKQKQATTKIIIPEEGLLLEPNRLYLGRTLEYTATHTHVPMLEGRSSIGRLGIFIHVTAGFGDVGFQGFWTLEIMCVQPVRIYPNVEICQIFYHTIHGEYEKYAATGKSGKYQDNREIQASMLYKDFEK, from the coding sequence ATGATTATTTCAGGAAAAGAGATCGAGCTTCAGCAGGGTAAAAATATTATTATTGAACCATTTAATCCTGCGCAAATTGGTCCTAATAGTTATAACTTGCGGTTACATAATGAGCTGCTCGTTTACAATGATGCCGTTTTAGATATGAAACAAAAACAAGCAACTACTAAAATTATTATTCCTGAAGAAGGTTTATTGCTCGAACCGAACCGTTTGTACTTGGGAAGAACTCTTGAATATACTGCTACGCATACACATGTGCCGATGCTTGAAGGGCGCTCATCCATTGGACGCCTTGGTATTTTTATACATGTGACCGCTGGTTTTGGTGATGTTGGATTTCAAGGTTTTTGGACATTAGAAATAATGTGTGTGCAGCCAGTGCGTATTTATCCGAATGTAGAAATTTGTCAGATTTTTTATCACACAATACACGGTGAGTACGAGAAGTATGCAGCAACAGGAAAAAGTGGTAAGTATCAAGATAATCGTGAAATACAAGCGAGTATGCTGTATAAAGATTTTGAAAAATAA
- a CDS encoding MoxR family ATPase, translated as MEIEKNHTIAVEKIKDESNQFQALAHEVGKIIVGQEQIINLISIAILCHGHILLEGVPGVAKTTMIKAITNALGLTFKRIQFTPDLLPADLIGTLIYNPKTQDFETRKGPIFANLILADEINRAPAKVQAALLEAMQEQQVTIGSQTFALETPFLVFATQNPIEQEGTYRLPEAQVDRFMFKLLVDYPNKTQERQIIERSFNNYSGQPVFFNNDIATTQALVKTIYVDNKITDYILSIIFATREPQQYGLDDIKKYIKYGVSPRATLALYNASKAHAFLKKRHFVTPDDVKAVCIPTLRHRILLSYEADADEVSADTIIKKILNTVPTP; from the coding sequence ATGGAGATAGAAAAAAATCATACTATTGCTGTTGAAAAAATAAAAGATGAGAGCAATCAATTTCAAGCTCTTGCGCACGAAGTTGGTAAGATAATTGTTGGCCAAGAACAGATTATTAATCTTATTAGCATTGCCATTTTATGCCACGGGCATATCCTTCTTGAAGGAGTTCCTGGGGTAGCAAAAACAACCATGATCAAGGCAATAACCAACGCTCTCGGGCTTACATTTAAACGCATTCAATTCACCCCCGATCTTTTACCTGCAGATCTCATTGGAACATTAATTTATAATCCCAAAACACAAGATTTTGAGACACGAAAAGGTCCTATTTTTGCAAACCTTATTCTTGCTGATGAAATCAACCGCGCTCCTGCGAAAGTACAAGCCGCTCTTTTAGAAGCAATGCAAGAACAACAAGTGACCATTGGATCTCAAACATTTGCACTTGAGACACCCTTTTTAGTATTTGCAACACAAAATCCAATAGAACAAGAGGGTACCTATCGTCTGCCTGAAGCGCAAGTAGATAGATTTATGTTTAAACTGCTGGTTGATTATCCAAACAAAACACAAGAACGCCAAATTATAGAGCGTTCTTTTAATAATTATTCAGGACAACCGGTTTTTTTTAATAATGATATTGCTACAACGCAAGCATTAGTAAAAACGATCTACGTTGATAATAAAATCACTGATTATATTCTTTCTATAATTTTTGCAACACGAGAACCACAACAGTATGGACTTGATGATATCAAGAAATACATCAAATATGGTGTGTCTCCGCGCGCAACATTAGCGCTTTATAATGCATCAAAGGCGCATGCTTTTTTAAAAAAGCGACATTTCGTAACACCTGACGATGTTAAAGCGGTATGTATACCAACATTGCGCCATAGAATATTACTCAGTTACGAAGCAGACGCGGATGAAGTTTCAGCCGATACAATCATAAAAAAAATACTCAACACGGTCCCTACTCCATAA
- a CDS encoding type II secretion system protein N, which translates to MRHPLWILNSTLLSLCIAILFFILFSRQDVPEQEDIEPTSTQKTVEKQASEINIKKIYEYDLFGTYHKEQIETKQPDYLEPLPTPPQPRTLQIPEDPKPQFIDPLKITLRGITYIINDYTKNRAIIADSVTSKESIYKVGDIVEDAQLIKIFNKKVVFLRANGQQEVIYLREQDAKQDQEYVAIGDWKEVVQKLSDNVYIINKNKFTQRVKTVAQFIELFDLTTVYKKGISIGCRIGASGQITVAHSFGFNAEDIIISVNNIPATDTPNRLNIYKNILNLKDNETIIVKVMRNNYPIVIQFKFEEPKPKISSLQQKNTTEISQDKIQQLQQRHSFAPTLREIREQERKNMLNKGKLSPKQSPQLPE; encoded by the coding sequence ATGAGACATCCATTGTGGATACTAAACAGCACCTTATTAAGCTTATGTATTGCTATACTTTTTTTTATTTTATTTTCTCGACAAGATGTACCTGAGCAAGAAGATATCGAGCCAACTTCAACACAAAAAACGGTTGAAAAACAAGCGTCTGAAATAAATATAAAAAAAATATACGAGTATGATTTGTTTGGCACGTACCACAAAGAACAAATCGAAACCAAGCAACCGGATTATCTTGAACCGCTACCAACTCCGCCACAACCACGCACGCTACAAATTCCTGAAGATCCAAAACCGCAATTTATCGATCCATTAAAAATAACGTTACGTGGTATTACGTATATTATTAACGATTATACTAAAAATCGCGCTATTATTGCCGATTCCGTAACAAGTAAAGAATCAATTTACAAAGTCGGCGATATTGTAGAAGACGCGCAACTCATAAAAATATTTAACAAAAAAGTGGTATTTTTACGCGCAAATGGACAGCAAGAGGTCATTTACTTACGAGAGCAAGATGCGAAACAAGATCAAGAATATGTTGCAATCGGTGACTGGAAAGAAGTAGTACAAAAACTATCTGACAACGTATATATCATCAATAAAAATAAGTTTACACAGCGAGTAAAAACAGTTGCTCAATTTATCGAACTGTTTGATTTAACAACGGTATATAAAAAAGGTATCAGTATAGGATGTCGTATTGGTGCGTCAGGGCAAATAACCGTAGCCCACTCATTTGGGTTCAACGCTGAAGACATTATTATCAGCGTAAATAATATCCCTGCTACAGATACTCCAAATCGACTTAATATTTATAAAAACATACTAAACCTAAAAGACAATGAAACAATTATAGTCAAAGTTATGCGCAACAATTATCCTATAGTAATACAATTTAAATTTGAAGAACCGAAACCAAAGATTAGTTCCCTACAACAAAAAAACACAACCGAAATTTCTCAAGATAAAATACAACAATTACAACAACGACATTCTTTTGCACCGACGCTACGAGAAATAAGAGAGCAGGAACGAAAAAACATGTTAAACAAAGGCAAATTGTCACCAAAACAATCGCCTCAACTTCCTGAGTAA
- a CDS encoding secretin N-terminal domain-containing protein produces MKNCKKASLYISFLFYALPSVCGSAYTPKADTSNTPPLNTSITSQPISHSIPQQFSNPIIPLTNTTEAPKEEAEPINPTVALEQINKNAAEQLPIYTPNSTSEEKTIEFQFENTGLENLISQMADLFDITFISDDSISPLPQPGGKAIVGNKISFKTHAPLSTSEAWNLFLTFLDIADFALVPTSDPKIFRITTSAKAKKSSIPSFIGVSPSTLPDNDLLIRYVYFAEKKGSLANIEPIIQALRSNASAFVTLSDLNAFVLTDKAYNIKSLMNIVTEIDKGVHPAMSVLKLRQASAKDIKALYDNLAKPEEQPVTARLLAAQKQNSSLYFPENLQLIAEPRTNSLIIFGPKESIAKIQEFIVEHIDVELGAETRSLLRTYNLKYADATTVARIMNEVTKFGKSTDAGKVGGVRDGDKYLKSLSFTPEITTNRIVIRGEEEDYQQAKVIIEKLDEPQPQVNIEILILTLDLQNVKALGTQIRSKTDSMTSYRGGIDGLVGTNVKYQTSGLNVGGGPNSFVVNNAAAGVNRLLGDLIKLVSNPIATAGNTAVTLGSDVFGVWGIFDVLSTITDTQIVSNPFLTISNNQTGIVEVGTERRVVTNQIFSGGTTADGQGADKATLKVEVTPQINSDGMIVLDLKINVDEFTDVANLNSGTKIERELKTFVISADKEVIALGGLVKNNINTSTSKVPVLGNIPLLGWLFKNKTKVQNKSNLLILISTQIIPAHTTHITHNHIDSYYRTLDEMQETPEKRDPINRFFFKEHSPTEKVLDDYIFVRTGCEPGIRSGKCEAFAENKIPKKKRRNKKNKREKRRAYVKESKLNEIGVSQ; encoded by the coding sequence ATGAAAAATTGTAAAAAAGCATCCTTATATATCAGCTTTTTATTTTATGCTCTACCAAGTGTATGTGGTAGTGCTTACACCCCAAAAGCTGATACCTCTAATACACCTCCATTGAATACATCTATAACCTCTCAACCGATTTCTCATTCTATTCCACAACAATTTAGTAATCCCATAATTCCCCTTACCAATACAACTGAAGCTCCCAAGGAAGAAGCCGAACCTATTAATCCAACAGTTGCCCTAGAACAGATCAATAAAAATGCTGCAGAACAACTACCTATTTATACACCTAACAGCACCAGCGAAGAAAAAACTATTGAGTTCCAATTTGAAAACACAGGACTAGAAAATCTGATTTCCCAAATGGCTGATCTTTTTGATATTACCTTCATTTCTGATGATAGCATTTCACCTTTACCACAACCTGGTGGCAAAGCTATTGTGGGAAATAAAATTTCATTCAAGACGCATGCGCCATTAAGCACTTCTGAAGCATGGAATCTCTTTCTAACATTTTTAGATATTGCTGATTTTGCATTAGTCCCTACAAGCGATCCAAAAATTTTTAGAATAACGACCAGCGCAAAAGCAAAAAAATCATCCATTCCCTCATTTATTGGTGTATCACCTTCTACACTACCAGATAATGATCTGCTTATTCGTTACGTTTATTTTGCAGAAAAAAAAGGATCTCTTGCTAACATTGAGCCCATTATTCAAGCACTGCGCAGTAATGCATCCGCATTTGTAACTCTTTCAGATCTAAATGCCTTTGTTTTAACCGATAAGGCATATAACATCAAAAGCTTGATGAATATTGTTACAGAGATAGATAAAGGGGTTCACCCGGCCATGTCTGTTTTAAAGCTGAGACAAGCAAGTGCTAAGGATATCAAAGCGTTATATGATAATCTTGCAAAGCCGGAAGAGCAGCCGGTCACTGCCCGTCTTTTAGCTGCTCAAAAACAAAACTCCTCTTTATATTTCCCTGAAAACTTACAGCTTATTGCAGAGCCTCGTACAAACTCACTCATTATTTTTGGTCCAAAAGAATCGATTGCAAAAATTCAAGAGTTCATCGTTGAGCATATCGATGTAGAACTCGGCGCTGAAACCCGTTCGCTGCTGCGGACATATAACCTCAAATATGCCGACGCTACAACCGTTGCTAGAATTATGAACGAAGTCACTAAATTTGGTAAATCGACCGATGCAGGAAAGGTCGGTGGTGTACGAGATGGAGATAAATACTTAAAATCTCTCTCCTTTACACCTGAGATAACCACGAATCGTATTGTAATACGTGGAGAAGAAGAAGATTATCAACAAGCGAAGGTTATTATAGAAAAACTAGATGAACCTCAACCGCAAGTTAATATCGAAATTTTAATATTAACGCTTGATTTACAAAACGTAAAAGCACTGGGTACGCAAATCCGCAGTAAAACAGATAGCATGACCAGCTACCGAGGTGGTATCGATGGGCTCGTTGGTACTAATGTTAAATATCAAACGTCTGGGCTCAATGTTGGAGGAGGACCTAATTCCTTTGTTGTTAACAATGCTGCAGCTGGAGTCAACCGCTTGCTTGGTGATCTTATAAAGCTAGTATCTAATCCTATTGCAACTGCAGGAAATACTGCGGTAACTCTCGGAAGTGATGTTTTCGGCGTCTGGGGAATATTTGATGTTTTAAGCACCATCACCGATACACAAATTGTCTCTAATCCATTCTTAACAATCAGCAATAATCAAACCGGTATTGTTGAAGTTGGTACAGAGCGACGAGTGGTCACCAACCAAATATTCTCAGGAGGTACCACTGCAGATGGGCAAGGAGCGGATAAAGCTACTCTTAAAGTTGAAGTTACGCCACAAATCAATTCTGATGGGATGATCGTACTCGATCTCAAGATAAATGTTGATGAATTTACGGATGTCGCAAACCTAAACTCTGGAACAAAAATCGAACGTGAATTAAAAACATTTGTGATATCAGCAGATAAAGAAGTGATTGCTCTTGGTGGATTAGTTAAAAATAATATTAATACCAGTACCAGCAAAGTCCCTGTTTTAGGTAATATTCCTCTCCTTGGATGGCTCTTTAAAAATAAAACGAAAGTACAAAACAAATCAAATCTTCTTATTTTAATATCAACGCAAATTATTCCTGCACATACTACGCATATCACCCATAATCATATTGACAGCTACTACAGAACATTAGACGAGATGCAAGAGACTCCAGAAAAAAGAGATCCAATCAACCGCTTCTTCTTTAAAGAGCATTCACCAACAGAAAAAGTGCTCGATGATTATATCTTTGTAAGAACAGGATGTGAGCCCGGTATACGATCTGGTAAATGTGAAGCATTTGCAGAAAATAAAATACCGAAAAAGAAAAGACGAAACAAAAAAAACAAACGAGAAAAACGACGCGCGTACGTTAAAGAATCGAAACTCAACGAAATAGGAGTTTCTCAATGA
- the pilM gene encoding pilus assembly protein PilM, whose protein sequence is MIKNVLIPESFGNYAIFPKRIIGIYIEKTEIHATQILLKGATKTIERYATQYLENGTSTNYNERVSQAIRALIDSLDPYDEIYTSLSSSLVFFKEIRLPFIKYQQIKSVIEFEVEPLLPFSLQDAVIDFIITKQIPEEKSSEILIAAVPKQTIAEHVQFFNQAGIDPTVVTVDLFALYGLFNDYPAYSTLAEGTAIIYLGLHSTQIAYLYDGQLRLIRSLPKGIFTIAKTASTTLAIDATEVMESLTRFGLEKPNDPQYNAAISSALSNFWNEIIFTLNSFATQTVLHQTIKQIFLLGEGARIHKIEPFAQAKTGIPCEQLQIQKIIEALGITPPNKNNLPQANIISISTALQTSKTKLFNLRKKELSVVGDASLFYKQCIVACSLIILLFGLLTAHSFFQTRKLNNAAAAYSLEAKEIIEQQFKGIESDNLEDMVDDANRLVQKEEKLWFAFNPGRASFLEYILELTNRIDKEALGFTIDRLHIIDTTMTITAHVKDHDALIVLEKELGQSKLLKQVGKQQSPNFTMTIKLAPNI, encoded by the coding sequence ATGATTAAAAATGTACTTATTCCAGAAAGCTTTGGTAATTATGCCATATTTCCAAAACGAATTATTGGTATCTACATTGAAAAAACAGAGATACATGCCACTCAAATATTGCTTAAAGGCGCAACAAAAACTATTGAACGATATGCAACGCAATATTTAGAAAATGGGACATCTACAAACTATAATGAACGCGTTTCGCAAGCGATTCGCGCCCTTATAGACTCGCTTGATCCATATGATGAAATCTATACGTCACTCTCTAGCTCACTCGTTTTTTTTAAAGAAATTCGATTGCCTTTTATAAAATATCAACAAATAAAAAGTGTAATCGAATTTGAAGTGGAACCATTACTTCCTTTTTCTTTGCAAGATGCGGTCATTGATTTTATTATTACCAAACAAATACCAGAAGAAAAAAGCTCAGAGATTTTGATCGCAGCGGTACCAAAACAAACCATTGCTGAACATGTACAGTTCTTTAACCAGGCTGGTATAGATCCTACGGTGGTTACTGTTGATCTCTTTGCTCTGTATGGCTTATTTAATGACTACCCAGCATACAGCACTCTTGCCGAAGGGACTGCAATCATATATCTAGGGTTACACAGTACACAGATAGCATATTTATATGACGGCCAGTTACGGCTCATTAGATCTCTACCGAAAGGCATCTTTACTATTGCAAAAACAGCAAGTACTACTTTGGCAATAGATGCTACTGAGGTAATGGAGTCATTGACACGATTTGGTCTTGAAAAGCCCAATGACCCACAATATAACGCTGCCATATCCAGCGCTTTATCTAATTTTTGGAATGAAATTATATTCACTTTAAATTCTTTCGCCACTCAAACCGTCCTTCATCAAACCATAAAACAGATTTTCTTATTGGGCGAAGGGGCCCGTATTCACAAGATTGAACCATTTGCGCAGGCAAAGACAGGGATTCCTTGTGAACAGCTTCAAATACAAAAAATAATCGAAGCGTTAGGAATAACTCCACCAAATAAAAATAACCTCCCTCAAGCAAATATAATTAGCATAAGCACCGCACTCCAAACATCAAAAACAAAACTGTTTAATCTGCGAAAAAAAGAACTCAGTGTTGTTGGCGATGCGTCTCTTTTTTACAAACAATGTATAGTTGCATGTTCTCTGATTATACTTCTTTTTGGCCTACTCACTGCACACAGTTTTTTTCAAACAAGGAAGCTTAATAATGCAGCAGCTGCTTATTCATTGGAGGCAAAAGAAATAATAGAACAACAGTTTAAAGGAATTGAATCTGATAATCTTGAAGATATGGTAGATGATGCTAACCGACTGGTGCAAAAAGAGGAAAAACTGTGGTTTGCCTTTAATCCTGGACGTGCATCATTTTTAGAATATATTCTTGAACTAACCAATAGAATTGATAAAGAAGCGCTTGGATTTACCATAGATAGATTACATATAATTGATACTACAATGACTATCACGGCCCATGTAAAAGATCATGATGCATTAATAGTTTTAGAAAAAGAATTAGGACAATCAAAGCTATTAAAACAAGTTGGCAAGCAGCAATCTCCTAATTTTACCATGACTATAAAACTCGCTCCTAACATATAG
- the eno gene encoding phosphopyruvate hydratase gives MKIAQVIGREIFDSRGIPTIECDLFLEDGSFVTASVPSGASRSGYEAVELRDGGERLMGQGVLKAIENLQTIIAPVLIGQEPDVITLDSCMIELDGTENKSRLGANAILAASIAVCKAQAMVNDLHVYELIAHLCEQESVAIPFNMFNVLNGGVHGGSNIAVQECMIIPTRATTFRESLEQAMTISHTLKAILIKKGKTVAVGDEGGFAPLCVDLYEALDLIMEAIHQAPVDSSSIVLALDIAASQFYDTSKQTYAWGDRHIGSQELIQVYKQLCERYPIYSIEDGLAEIDYSGWKNMMVALGEDIHLVGDDIFSTNMGHIERGIKEGFADAVIIKPNQIGTVKETLQTILFCKGNELSPILSHRSGETNDDFLADLAVGASAGLLKAGGCSRGERMAKYNRLLQIEDDLLFSMFDNK, from the coding sequence ATGAAAATAGCACAAGTAATAGGTCGGGAGATTTTCGATTCAAGAGGAATTCCAACTATAGAGTGTGATCTTTTTTTGGAAGATGGATCTTTTGTTACCGCATCGGTTCCTTCCGGCGCTTCGCGTAGTGGATACGAAGCAGTAGAGCTACGTGATGGCGGAGAACGGTTGATGGGGCAAGGGGTTTTAAAAGCTATTGAAAATCTCCAAACAATTATTGCTCCTGTTTTAATAGGACAAGAACCAGATGTCATTACTCTCGATAGCTGTATGATAGAGCTTGATGGTACTGAAAACAAATCACGGTTAGGTGCAAATGCTATTTTAGCGGCAAGTATTGCAGTATGTAAGGCACAGGCAATGGTGAATGACTTGCATGTGTATGAATTGATTGCACATTTATGTGAGCAAGAATCTGTGGCAATTCCATTTAATATGTTCAATGTTTTAAATGGTGGCGTGCATGGAGGAAGTAACATTGCTGTGCAAGAATGTATGATTATACCAACACGCGCAACTACTTTCCGTGAATCTTTAGAGCAAGCAATGACAATATCACATACCCTTAAAGCTATTTTGATTAAAAAGGGTAAAACGGTTGCTGTTGGTGATGAAGGAGGGTTTGCGCCGTTATGTGTTGATTTGTATGAAGCGTTAGATTTGATTATGGAAGCTATTCATCAAGCACCGGTTGATTCATCTTCTATTGTATTAGCGCTTGATATAGCGGCATCACAATTCTATGATACGAGCAAGCAGACATATGCATGGGGTGATCGTCATATTGGATCACAAGAATTGATTCAAGTGTATAAACAGCTTTGTGAGCGATATCCAATTTATTCGATTGAAGATGGTCTTGCTGAAATCGATTATAGTGGATGGAAAAATATGATGGTAGCGCTCGGAGAGGACATACATCTTGTTGGTGATGATATATTTTCGACCAACATGGGACATATTGAACGGGGAATCAAAGAAGGCTTTGCTGATGCAGTGATTATCAAACCTAATCAAATAGGTACTGTAAAAGAAACCTTACAAACGATTTTGTTTTGCAAAGGTAATGAGCTGTCTCCCATACTTTCTCATCGCTCGGGTGAAACTAACGACGATTTTCTTGCTGATCTAGCAGTTGGCGCAAGCGCAGGATTGTTAAAAGCAGGTGGATGCTCTCGTGGCGAGCGTATGGCGAAATACAATCGTCTCCTACAAATAGAAGACGATCTTCTTTTTTCTATGTTTGATAACAAATGA
- the aspS gene encoding aspartate--tRNA ligase, giving the protein MHYFERTIACGLINQEFLGKTVRISGWVNTRRDHGGLIFIDLRDRTGLMQLVFNPDFSKDAHNAAHALRSEFVISVVGVVVERAAGTTNKDLATGKWELQVTELVIENKCKALPFSLDEAGNVDEELRLKYRYIDLRRASMREKFALRHEVIFAMRECLHQQGFYEIETPILTKNTPEGAREFLVPSRTHERSFYAMPQSPQLYKQLLMASGMEKYFQVARCFRDEDLRADRQPEFTQLDIEMSFVKEGNVIEVIEKLLAHVWKKTFNIDIVTPFPRLVYAQAFSMYGSDKPDLRYALKINDITSLFAQTELKFLRSVLDTAGKVGALHVNSHDFSRSELDAWVTKAQKFGAKGLLWMRFKDEQTIESPISKFLPVDFFAQVKTVIPDLKPSSVLFIIAGEYNEAWTLLGRLRCQMAKELGMIPENEFNFSWVTDFPLFEYDKENKRWDATHHPFTSPQDGWETQQPGEMTARAYDVVLNGVELGGGSIRIHDAQVQDKVFKLLGLTKEQVEKKFGFLLEAQQLGFPPHGGIALGLDRLIMLMSNSSSIREVIAFPKTASGYDPLMDGPAEVEESQLQDYGLKFAPKKKD; this is encoded by the coding sequence ATGCATTATTTTGAGCGTACTATCGCGTGTGGTTTAATTAATCAAGAATTTTTAGGTAAAACGGTTCGCATTTCTGGTTGGGTTAATACTCGTCGAGATCATGGCGGACTTATTTTTATTGATTTGCGAGACCGTACTGGTCTTATGCAGCTTGTTTTTAATCCTGACTTTTCTAAAGATGCACACAACGCAGCCCATGCATTGCGTTCAGAGTTTGTTATTTCAGTGGTTGGGGTAGTTGTAGAGCGAGCTGCAGGAACTACTAATAAAGATTTAGCGACCGGAAAATGGGAATTACAAGTTACTGAATTGGTAATTGAAAACAAATGTAAAGCGCTGCCGTTCTCGTTGGATGAGGCGGGTAATGTCGATGAAGAACTTCGGTTGAAGTATAGATATATTGACTTGCGTCGTGCGTCTATGCGAGAAAAATTTGCGTTACGACATGAAGTAATCTTTGCAATGCGAGAATGCTTGCATCAGCAAGGTTTTTATGAAATAGAGACACCGATTTTAACTAAAAATACTCCAGAAGGAGCGCGTGAATTTTTAGTTCCATCGAGAACTCATGAACGCTCTTTTTATGCAATGCCACAGTCTCCACAACTGTATAAGCAGTTGTTAATGGCGAGTGGTATGGAAAAGTATTTTCAAGTTGCTCGTTGTTTCCGTGATGAAGATTTACGTGCTGATCGTCAGCCAGAATTTACACAACTTGATATTGAAATGTCCTTTGTAAAAGAGGGCAATGTTATTGAAGTAATAGAAAAATTATTAGCCCATGTGTGGAAAAAAACCTTTAATATCGATATTGTTACTCCGTTTCCACGGCTTGTGTATGCCCAGGCGTTTTCAATGTATGGTTCAGATAAACCAGATCTACGGTATGCATTAAAAATTAATGATATTACTTCGTTGTTTGCGCAAACAGAGTTGAAATTTTTACGCTCAGTACTGGATACTGCTGGTAAGGTGGGCGCGTTGCATGTTAACAGCCATGATTTTTCTCGATCAGAATTGGATGCATGGGTAACAAAAGCACAAAAATTCGGTGCAAAGGGACTACTATGGATGCGATTTAAAGATGAGCAAACTATTGAGTCTCCTATTTCTAAATTTTTGCCCGTAGATTTCTTTGCGCAAGTAAAAACAGTAATTCCTGATTTAAAGCCATCAAGCGTGCTATTTATTATCGCAGGTGAATATAATGAAGCATGGACATTACTGGGCAGATTGCGTTGTCAAATGGCCAAAGAGCTTGGGATGATACCAGAAAATGAATTTAACTTTTCGTGGGTAACTGATTTTCCTTTATTTGAATATGACAAAGAAAATAAACGATGGGATGCGACGCATCATCCATTTACGAGTCCACAAGATGGATGGGAGACACAACAGCCAGGTGAGATGACTGCACGTGCATATGATGTGGTGCTAAATGGTGTTGAATTAGGCGGTGGGTCTATTCGAATTCATGATGCGCAAGTCCAGGATAAAGTATTCAAGTTATTAGGACTTACTAAAGAACAAGTAGAGAAAAAATTTGGTTTCTTGTTAGAGGCGCAACAGCTGGGATTCCCTCCTCATGGTGGTATTGCACTTGGTTTAGACAGATTAATCATGCTCATGAGTAATTCATCTTCTATTCGTGAAGTAATTGCATTTCCTAAGACTGCAAGTGGTTATGATCCTTTGATGGATGGCCCTGCAGAAGTTGAGGAATCACAGTTGCAGGATTATGGGCTTAAATTTGCACCTAAAAAGAAAGATTAA
- a CDS encoding deoxyribonuclease IV, which yields MIKKNTPLLIGAHISIAGGFEKAIERGVSIGCTTIQIFTKSNRQWHAKSITDEEAATFKATAIQLHITIIVAHATYLINLGSPDAATRSKSISAVVDELHRCEKLGITYLVLHPGSHLSTNEQECLTSVADSINAVLEKASGNTILLIENMAGQGSIVCYTFEQIKYVLDRCTFPERVGVCFDTAHAFAAGYDFRDKATYNAMWEHFDSTVGLSRLKVIHLNDSKKELGSRVDRHEDIGKGLIGLAGFKLLINDSRLAHIPKILETPQESLEDALRNIETVKSLVI from the coding sequence ATGATAAAAAAAAACACCCCGCTATTAATCGGAGCACATATATCAATAGCCGGAGGTTTTGAAAAAGCCATTGAACGAGGAGTTTCAATAGGATGCACCACAATTCAAATTTTTACTAAAAGCAACCGCCAATGGCATGCAAAGTCAATTACTGATGAAGAAGCAGCTACCTTTAAAGCAACCGCCATTCAGTTGCATATTACTATTATTGTTGCACATGCAACATATCTCATTAATCTTGGATCCCCCGATGCAGCAACACGCAGCAAATCTATCTCAGCAGTTGTCGACGAGCTCCATCGCTGCGAAAAACTGGGTATAACATATCTTGTGCTACATCCAGGGTCTCATTTATCTACCAACGAACAAGAATGTCTTACATCTGTTGCCGATAGCATTAATGCAGTTTTAGAAAAAGCTTCTGGCAATACGATACTGTTAATAGAGAATATGGCCGGACAAGGCTCAATCGTTTGCTATACCTTCGAACAAATAAAATATGTACTCGATCGGTGCACCTTTCCAGAAAGGGTTGGCGTCTGTTTTGATACAGCTCACGCATTTGCAGCAGGGTATGACTTTAGAGACAAAGCAACATACAACGCCATGTGGGAACATTTTGATTCTACAGTAGGGTTATCGCGGTTAAAGGTTATTCACCTAAATGACTCTAAAAAAGAGTTAGGGTCTCGTGTGGATCGTCATGAGGATATTGGAAAAGGCTTAATAGGACTTGCGGGGTTTAAATTACTGATAAACGATTCCCGATTGGCTCATATTCCAAAAATACTTGAAACGCCACAAGAATCGCTCGAGGATGCTTTGCGAAATATAGAAACGGTGAAATCTTTGGTTATTTAA